In one window of uncultured Fusobacterium sp. DNA:
- a CDS encoding dihydroorotase family protein, producing the protein MLIKNCRILVDGEEKVQDILTADGKIIEIADNIPQGHIEMLDAEGKWVIPGVVDAHCHMRDPGLTQKEDFMTGSMACARGGVTTFIDMPNTIPAVTTAKIFEDKRDMMIGKSYVDYGFNFGGSKNDNSQEIKKVIDKVASTKIFLNMSTGDMLITEDEVIENIFKESKIISVHAEEEMVAKAIELCEKYDKPLYLCHLSKASEAKMLREAKAKGLKVFGEVTPHHLFLNVDDVNANEENHMLLRMKPELKTKEDNEALWEALADGTIDTIGTDHAPHLKEEKLAKLTFGIPGVENSLEMMLKGVDEGKISMARLIEVMCTKPAEIFKIENKGKIAVGYDADLVIIDRDDKSPIKDDDVISKASWTPYEKFNRGGRVVTTILRGQIIYLNKEFYGRYGREIKYYE; encoded by the coding sequence ATGCTAATAAAAAATTGTAGAATTTTAGTAGATGGTGAAGAAAAAGTACAAGATATATTAACAGCAGATGGGAAAATAATAGAGATAGCTGATAATATACCACAAGGACATATAGAGATGTTAGATGCTGAAGGAAAATGGGTAATTCCTGGAGTTGTAGATGCTCATTGTCATATGAGAGATCCTGGACTTACTCAAAAAGAGGACTTCATGACAGGAAGTATGGCTTGTGCTAGAGGTGGAGTAACTACTTTTATAGATATGCCAAATACAATTCCTGCAGTAACTACAGCTAAAATTTTTGAAGATAAAAGAGATATGATGATTGGAAAATCATATGTTGATTATGGATTTAATTTTGGTGGAAGTAAGAATGATAATAGTCAAGAGATAAAAAAAGTTATAGATAAAGTGGCATCAACTAAGATATTTTTAAATATGTCTACTGGTGATATGCTAATAACTGAAGATGAAGTAATAGAAAATATTTTTAAAGAATCAAAAATAATATCTGTTCATGCTGAAGAAGAGATGGTTGCAAAAGCAATTGAGCTTTGTGAAAAATATGATAAACCTTTATATTTATGTCATCTTTCAAAAGCTAGTGAAGCTAAGATGTTAAGAGAAGCTAAGGCAAAGGGATTAAAAGTATTTGGAGAAGTTACTCCTCATCATCTTTTTCTAAATGTAGATGATGTTAATGCTAATGAAGAAAACCATATGCTTTTAAGAATGAAACCAGAGTTAAAAACAAAAGAGGATAATGAAGCATTATGGGAAGCTTTAGCAGATGGAACAATTGACACAATAGGAACTGACCATGCTCCACATTTAAAAGAGGAAAAGTTAGCTAAACTTACTTTTGGAATACCTGGAGTTGAAAACTCTCTTGAAATGATGTTAAAGGGAGTAGATGAAGGAAAAATTTCAATGGCAAGACTTATAGAGGTTATGTGTACAAAACCAGCTGAAATATTTAAAATAGAAAATAAAGGAAAAATAGCAGTTGGTTATGATGCAGACTTAGTAATTATAGATAGAGATGACAAATCACCTATAAAAGATGATGATGTTATAAGTAAAGCAAGTTGGACACCTTATGAGAAATTTAATAGAGGTGGAAGAGTTGTTACAACAATTTTAAGAGGTCAAATAATATATTTAAATAAAGAGTTCTATGGAAGATACGGGAGGGAAATAAAATATTATGAGTAG
- the pyrF gene encoding orotidine-5'-phosphate decarboxylase, translating to MYSAKDRMIIALDFPTADQAKELVEKIGDGATFYKVGLELFLNSKGEIIEYLSAKGKKVFLDLKFHDIPNTTAMASVFAAKQNVFMFNVHASGGRKMMTRVAEEVKKVNQENLVIGVTVLTSLSAEDVEETFQSKLSLAELALNWAKLVKTSGLDGVVCSPWEAKLIKETCGKEFKTVCPGVRPKWSATNDQERIMTPKDAIINGCDFLVVGRPITKNEDPAKAAAMVEAEILEGMKEAGLC from the coding sequence ATGTATAGTGCTAAGGATAGAATGATAATAGCTTTGGATTTCCCAACAGCTGATCAAGCTAAAGAGCTTGTAGAAAAAATTGGAGATGGAGCAACTTTTTATAAAGTTGGATTAGAGCTTTTCTTAAACTCTAAAGGAGAGATTATTGAATATCTTTCTGCTAAAGGTAAAAAAGTTTTCTTAGATTTAAAATTTCACGATATTCCAAATACAACAGCTATGGCTTCTGTATTTGCAGCTAAGCAAAATGTATTCATGTTCAATGTACATGCTAGTGGTGGAAGAAAAATGATGACTAGAGTTGCAGAAGAAGTAAAAAAAGTAAATCAAGAGAATCTAGTAATAGGAGTAACAGTTTTAACTAGCTTATCAGCAGAAGATGTGGAAGAAACATTCCAATCTAAATTATCATTAGCTGAATTAGCTTTAAACTGGGCAAAACTTGTTAAAACTTCTGGATTAGATGGAGTAGTTTGCTCACCTTGGGAAGCTAAACTTATAAAAGAAACATGTGGAAAAGAATTTAAAACTGTGTGTCCAGGAGTTAGACCTAAATGGTCAGCAACTAATGACCAAGAGAGAATAATGACTCCAAAAGATGCAATAATAAATGGATGTGATTTCTTAGTGGTAGGAAGACCTATAACTAAAAATGAAGATCCAGCAAAAGCAGCAGCAATGGTTGAAGCAGAAATCTTAGAAGGAATGAAAGAGGCAGGACTATGCTAA
- a CDS encoding dihydroorotate dehydrogenase has translation MNRLQTKFLGVDFKNPIVTSSGCFGFGLEYRDYFDPNILGGIGIKGLTVEPRDGNYGTRIAETPAGMLNCVGLENPGVDYFESHILPEMKAAGITTNIIANINGKTVEEYVEIAKRVDKIPEIAVVELNISCPNVKDGGMAFGANPEVAARVTREVRKVTTKPLVVKLSPNVTDIAGIAKIVEENGADAVSLINTLLGMVIDVRTKKPVLGNTFGGFSGPAVKPVAVRMVYQVYKAVNIPIIGMGGIASVEDALEFIMAGASMISIGSAIFSNPMLAVEIAEGLQKYCEENGLENISELVGAAHRS, from the coding sequence ATGAATAGATTACAAACTAAATTTTTAGGTGTAGATTTTAAAAATCCTATTGTTACATCATCTGGATGCTTTGGATTTGGACTTGAATACAGAGATTATTTTGACCCTAATATATTAGGTGGAATAGGAATAAAAGGACTTACTGTAGAGCCAAGAGATGGAAACTATGGAACTAGAATAGCTGAAACTCCTGCTGGAATGTTAAACTGTGTAGGATTAGAAAATCCTGGAGTAGACTATTTTGAATCTCATATTTTACCAGAGATGAAAGCAGCTGGAATTACTACTAATATAATTGCTAACATCAATGGAAAAACAGTTGAAGAATATGTTGAAATTGCAAAAAGAGTAGATAAAATTCCTGAAATAGCAGTAGTTGAATTAAATATATCTTGTCCAAATGTAAAAGATGGAGGAATGGCTTTTGGAGCTAATCCAGAAGTAGCTGCTAGAGTAACTAGAGAGGTAAGAAAAGTAACAACAAAACCATTAGTTGTAAAATTATCTCCAAATGTTACTGATATAGCTGGAATAGCTAAAATAGTAGAAGAAAATGGTGCTGATGCTGTATCTCTTATCAATACTTTACTTGGAATGGTAATTGATGTAAGAACTAAAAAACCAGTACTTGGAAATACTTTTGGAGGATTCTCTGGTCCAGCTGTAAAACCTGTAGCTGTAAGAATGGTATATCAAGTATATAAAGCAGTAAATATTCCTATCATTGGAATGGGAGGAATAGCTTCAGTAGAAGATGCTCTTGAGTTTATAATGGCTGGAGCTTCTATGATATCTATAGGTTCAGCAATTTTCTCTAATCCTATGTTAGCTGTTGAGATAGCTGAAGGATTACAAAAATACTGTGAAGAAAACGGACTTGAAAATATAAGCGAGCTAGTGGGAGCAGCTCACAGAAGTTAA
- a CDS encoding dihydroorotate dehydrogenase electron transfer subunit → MFLENCEILENKLVAGHNYLMKVKGDKTVDAAKAGQFYMLQCKNSIYFLKRPISLHYVDKAKKELEFYYEVKGGGTKDLAAMKAGDIINIQGPLGTGFTTDISGKELLVVGGGMGMAPMKLLIEVLSKNNKVTFIAGGRNKEAMEIMSNFKLEGIENYITTDDGSVGTHGTVITKMEELMRNKKYDMVFTCGPQKMMEAVAKTAKKFETKCEISLEARMACGVKACVGCSIKTKYGMKKVCHDGPVFDSEVIVDFDPVVEKTETCCGN, encoded by the coding sequence ATGTTTTTAGAAAATTGTGAAATTTTAGAAAACAAATTAGTTGCTGGACACAACTACCTTATGAAAGTAAAAGGAGATAAAACAGTAGATGCTGCTAAAGCTGGACAATTTTACATGTTACAATGTAAAAATAGTATCTATTTTTTAAAGAGACCTATAAGTTTACATTATGTAGACAAAGCTAAAAAAGAACTAGAGTTTTATTATGAAGTAAAAGGTGGTGGAACAAAAGATCTAGCTGCTATGAAAGCTGGAGATATAATAAATATTCAAGGACCACTAGGAACAGGATTTACAACAGATATTTCTGGTAAAGAGCTATTAGTAGTAGGTGGAGGAATGGGAATGGCTCCAATGAAACTATTAATAGAAGTTCTTTCTAAAAATAATAAAGTTACATTTATAGCTGGTGGAAGAAATAAAGAAGCTATGGAAATAATGTCAAACTTTAAATTAGAAGGAATTGAAAACTATATCACAACAGATGATGGATCTGTAGGAACACATGGAACTGTAATTACAAAGATGGAAGAGTTAATGAGAAATAAAAAATATGATATGGTTTTCACATGTGGACCACAAAAAATGATGGAAGCAGTAGCTAAAACAGCTAAAAAGTTTGAAACTAAATGTGAAATCTCTTTAGAGGCTAGAATGGCTTGTGGAGTAAAAGCTTGTGTAGGATGTTCAATTAAAACAAAATATGGAATGAAAAAAGTTTGTCATGATGGACCAGTATTTGATTCAGAAGTTATTGTAGATTTTGACCCAGTTGTAGAAAAAACTGAAACTTGTTGTGGAAATTAA
- the pyrB gene encoding aspartate carbamoyltransferase — MKNFISIKDLTKEEILEVLDVAEELSKNTETDLADKKIVGSLFFEPSTRTRLSFTSAAYRLGAKVLGFDSPDATSLKKGESLRDTIKMVEAYSDIIVMRHYIEGAAKFASEISKNPVINAGDGANEHPSQTLLDLFTIRKELGRIENIKIAFVGDLKYGRTVHSLTKALEMFNGEFYFVAPDSIQIPEYITKELDQKGMKYHICSEYEPILKEIDVLYMTRIQRERFDDIEEYNKVSGVYKISKDTILDKCQDHMIILHPLPRVDEINIDLDDTKHALYFKQAANGVPTREAMYALALGLKESKAVRKENHEEVEEHFLTVCQNPKCVTHFEETPNKVVVKDYGKFCYYCGKEIK, encoded by the coding sequence ATGAAGAATTTTATATCTATTAAAGATTTAACAAAAGAAGAGATACTAGAAGTATTAGATGTAGCAGAGGAACTTTCAAAAAACACAGAAACAGATCTAGCTGATAAAAAAATTGTAGGGAGTTTATTCTTTGAACCTTCAACAAGAACAAGATTATCTTTTACATCAGCAGCTTATAGATTAGGAGCAAAAGTTTTAGGATTTGATTCACCAGATGCTACTTCATTAAAAAAAGGTGAATCTCTAAGAGATACTATAAAAATGGTAGAAGCTTACTCTGATATAATTGTAATGAGACATTATATAGAAGGAGCAGCAAAATTTGCTTCAGAAATTTCTAAAAATCCTGTTATAAATGCTGGTGATGGAGCTAATGAACATCCAAGTCAAACTCTTTTAGACCTTTTTACTATAAGAAAAGAACTTGGAAGAATTGAAAATATAAAAATTGCTTTTGTAGGAGATTTAAAATATGGAAGAACAGTTCACTCTTTAACAAAAGCTTTAGAGATGTTTAATGGAGAGTTTTATTTTGTAGCTCCTGATTCTATTCAAATTCCTGAATATATAACAAAAGAATTAGATCAAAAGGGAATGAAATATCATATTTGTTCTGAATATGAGCCTATTTTAAAAGAGATAGATGTTCTTTATATGACAAGAATCCAAAGAGAGAGATTTGATGATATTGAAGAATATAATAAAGTAAGTGGAGTTTATAAAATTTCTAAAGATACAATATTAGATAAATGTCAAGATCATATGATAATTTTACATCCATTACCAAGAGTAGATGAGATAAATATAGACTTAGATGATACTAAACATGCACTATATTTTAAACAAGCAGCAAATGGAGTTCCTACAAGAGAGGCTATGTATGCTTTAGCTCTTGGATTAAAAGAATCAAAAGCTGTTAGAAAAGAAAATCATGAAGAAGTAGAAGAGCATTTTTTAACAGTGTGTCAAAATCCAAAGTGTGTTACTCATTTTGAAGAGACACCAAATAAAGTAGTAGTAAAAGATTATGGAAAATTCTGTTATTATTGTGGTAAAGAGATAAAATAA
- a CDS encoding thiamine ABC transporter substrate-binding protein codes for MKKLILTCFLLGGSTLISAEEITVYGPSSMKWIETKYGSIFEKETGDTIKFVSIDGIVGRLKLEKKRPKADIVVGLTELTTEMARRENLVLPYVPKNIGNIADSRYKMSSEYVVPFDYGLLAINYDKEKIANPPKNLKELGSLTKKLMIENPKVSITGEEALQWSIALYGENWLDFWKEIKPAVYSVELGWSEAFAKFTTGEAPMMLGYATSNLFFTGEEASKYDSFLIEEGTFMYQEGAALVNKKEVKNGAKEFMERVLSDDFQKIMSEENYMFPVTDVEINEGFKNVPTTDKTVKLTKEQIENLIENLDSYKTQLIDLLKK; via the coding sequence ATGAAAAAATTAATATTGACTTGCTTTCTTTTAGGAGGAAGTACATTAATTAGTGCAGAGGAGATAACTGTTTACGGACCTAGTTCTATGAAATGGATAGAAACAAAGTATGGTTCTATTTTTGAAAAAGAAACAGGAGATACAATAAAATTTGTTTCTATTGATGGAATTGTAGGAAGATTAAAATTAGAGAAAAAGAGACCAAAAGCTGATATTGTTGTAGGACTAACTGAATTAACTACAGAAATGGCAAGAAGAGAAAATTTAGTTTTGCCATATGTTCCTAAAAATATTGGGAATATAGCAGATAGCAGATATAAGATGAGTAGTGAATATGTAGTTCCTTTTGACTATGGATTATTAGCAATAAACTATGATAAAGAGAAGATAGCAAATCCACCTAAAAATCTAAAAGAGTTAGGAAGTTTAACAAAAAAATTGATGATAGAAAATCCAAAAGTTTCTATTACAGGAGAAGAAGCATTACAATGGAGTATTGCATTATATGGAGAAAATTGGTTAGACTTTTGGAAAGAGATTAAACCAGCTGTATATAGTGTAGAACTAGGTTGGAGTGAGGCTTTTGCTAAGTTTACAACAGGGGAAGCTCCTATGATGTTAGGATATGCTACAAGTAACCTATTTTTTACAGGAGAAGAAGCTTCAAAATATGATAGCTTCCTAATAGAAGAGGGAACTTTTATGTATCAAGAAGGGGCAGCTTTAGTAAATAAAAAAGAGGTAAAAAACGGTGCTAAGGAATTTATGGAAAGAGTTTTATCAGATGATTTCCAAAAAATTATGAGTGAAGAAAATTATATGTTTCCAGTAACTGATGTAGAAATCAATGAAGGATTTAAAAATGTTCCTACAACTGATAAAACTGTTAAACTTACAAAAGAACAAATAGAAAATTTAATAGAAAATTTGGATAGTTATAAAACACAACTTATAGATTTATTAAAAAAATAA
- a CDS encoding transporter substrate-binding domain-containing protein has product MNKFLKVLAMGACMAMLVSCGEKSNQTSLNLDKVYSVGTNAEYPPFEYLEDGKVAGLDADIVELISKKTGIKYEWKNMNFDGLIPALQTKKIDVAIAGMSITPERAKAVNFSIPYLTSNVTFIANKNNPIKGEEDLKNKTYGAELGTTKEAVARKIEGATVVPFASNTAALVALKSGKIDGIVVDESVAKSFIEKNNELEIAATLDGEPKAIAFNKDSNALKETFDKALKELLEDGTIEKLKDKYGL; this is encoded by the coding sequence ATGAACAAATTTTTAAAAGTTTTAGCAATGGGAGCATGTATGGCTATGTTAGTATCATGTGGGGAGAAAAGTAACCAAACTTCTTTAAATTTAGATAAGGTATATAGTGTTGGAACTAATGCTGAATATCCACCATTTGAATACTTAGAAGATGGAAAGGTAGCAGGTTTAGATGCAGATATTGTAGAACTTATTTCAAAGAAAACTGGAATTAAATATGAATGGAAAAATATGAATTTTGATGGGCTTATACCAGCACTTCAAACAAAAAAAATAGATGTAGCTATAGCAGGAATGAGTATTACTCCAGAAAGAGCTAAGGCAGTTAACTTTTCTATTCCATATCTTACTTCAAATGTAACATTTATTGCAAATAAGAATAATCCAATAAAAGGAGAAGAGGATTTAAAAAATAAAACATATGGTGCTGAACTAGGAACAACAAAGGAAGCAGTAGCTAGAAAAATTGAAGGTGCTACTGTTGTTCCATTTGCTTCAAATACCGCAGCTTTGGTAGCTTTAAAAAGTGGAAAAATAGATGGAATAGTAGTAGATGAAAGTGTAGCTAAAAGTTTTATCGAAAAAAATAATGAATTAGAGATAGCTGCTACTTTAGATGGAGAACCAAAAGCAATAGCTTTTAATAAAGATAGTAACGCTTTAAAAGAGACTTTTGATAAGGCTTTAAAAGAATTATTAGAAGATGGAACAATTGAAAAATTAAAAGATAAATATGGACTTTAG
- a CDS encoding iron-containing alcohol dehydrogenase has protein sequence MLENFSFTSYVIDTDIKVLLKEELTKYNKILVISGEKSLKAFEKKLNYILENKLYSYKYYGGECSHSNVKKILDEISQENFDLVLGVGGGKAIDTGKLIAHKLNIPIITVPTIASTCASTSALSVVYNDDGSFLEFVEFGFPPLKVFIDLETLKAAPVRYIWAGMGDTLAKFYEVDLKYRYRIKNNISISYPNRLGKECSILCRELILKHAEQALFSKKIDDSFKKVVLAIIVNTGIVSNLIDEELNGAIAHSVCYGLGNIPSIEKNHLHGELVAFGILVQLLLEKNIEEYHTLLDLYRKLNFPTNLKKFIPLKEFEKFENNILDIILSSPDMPYLFKLGFQLERKNLKEVLYYNN, from the coding sequence ATGTTAGAAAATTTTTCTTTTACTTCTTATGTTATAGATACAGATATAAAAGTTCTTTTAAAAGAGGAACTTACTAAATATAATAAAATTTTAGTGATTTCAGGAGAGAAATCACTAAAAGCTTTTGAAAAAAAATTAAATTATATTTTAGAAAATAAACTATATTCATATAAATATTATGGTGGTGAATGTTCACATTCTAATGTAAAAAAAATCTTAGATGAAATATCTCAAGAAAATTTTGATTTAGTTTTAGGTGTAGGTGGAGGTAAAGCTATTGACACTGGAAAATTAATTGCTCATAAATTAAATATTCCTATTATAACTGTTCCAACAATAGCTTCAACTTGTGCTTCTACTTCAGCATTATCTGTAGTTTATAATGATGATGGAAGTTTTTTAGAATTTGTTGAATTTGGTTTCCCTCCTTTAAAAGTATTTATAGATTTAGAGACATTAAAGGCAGCTCCAGTAAGATATATCTGGGCTGGTATGGGAGATACTTTAGCTAAATTTTATGAAGTAGATTTAAAGTATAGATATAGAATAAAAAATAATATTTCTATTAGCTATCCAAATAGATTAGGAAAAGAGTGCAGTATTTTATGTAGAGAATTAATATTAAAACATGCTGAACAAGCTTTATTTTCTAAAAAAATTGATGATTCTTTTAAGAAAGTTGTTCTTGCTATTATTGTAAATACTGGAATTGTTTCAAATCTTATAGATGAAGAATTAAATGGAGCTATTGCTCACTCTGTTTGCTATGGACTTGGAAATATACCTTCTATTGAAAAAAATCATCTACATGGAGAGTTAGTTGCTTTTGGTATTCTAGTTCAATTACTTCTTGAAAAAAATATTGAAGAATATCATACTCTTTTAGATCTATATAGAAAGTTAAATTTTCCAACTAATTTAAAAAAATTTATTCCATTAAAAGAATTTGAAAAATTTGAAAATAATATTCTTGATATAATTTTATCTTCACCAGATATGCCTTATCTTTTTAAACTTGGTTTCCAATTGGAAAGAAAAAATTTAAAAGAGGTTCTTTATTATAATAACTAG
- a CDS encoding aminotransferase class I/II-fold pyridoxal phosphate-dependent enzyme — MKDFIADKFKIRNYSMGDKLKKSSSTFPPINLGIGDLDINTNSIVIERSMEDALNGHTHYTNPFGDLELREELVKYHRDNFKNYDFSTSDIFITTGACHALYLAFKSILNEGDEVILLAPFFPIYVDQIKLSNGVPKIVKTKIENGFQIEKEELEKNISPKTKAIVLNTPSNPTGVCYNQESLNIIKEIAEKYDLLVISDDVYDFYSYENTFTPIFTLEGMDKRTLSICSFSKDFAMTGWRIGYAISKVPNLIETMEYINEGIVYSAPSISQRAALHALKNFKNIKNNNVPLFKERINYAYERIKKIPYLQAFKPQGGIYIFINIEKTGLSSKEFAEMVFEKLNITLLDGTSFGVDGFVRIACTLDISLLKEAFDRLENLQF, encoded by the coding sequence ATGAAAGATTTTATTGCAGATAAATTTAAAATTAGAAATTACTCTATGGGAGATAAACTAAAAAAGAGTTCTTCTACATTTCCACCAATAAATCTTGGGATAGGTGACTTAGATATAAATACTAATTCTATAGTTATAGAAAGATCTATGGAAGATGCTCTTAACGGTCATACTCACTATACTAATCCCTTTGGAGATTTAGAATTAAGAGAGGAACTTGTTAAATATCACAGAGATAATTTTAAAAACTATGATTTTTCTACTTCAGATATTTTTATTACTACTGGAGCTTGTCATGCTCTTTATCTCGCTTTTAAATCTATTTTAAATGAGGGAGATGAAGTTATATTATTAGCTCCTTTTTTTCCAATATATGTAGATCAAATAAAATTATCTAATGGTGTTCCTAAAATTGTTAAAACTAAAATTGAAAATGGATTTCAAATTGAAAAGGAGGAATTAGAAAAAAATATCTCTCCAAAAACTAAAGCTATTGTTTTAAATACTCCTTCAAATCCTACTGGAGTATGTTATAATCAAGAGAGTTTAAATATCATAAAAGAAATTGCTGAAAAATATGATTTATTAGTTATATCTGATGATGTTTATGATTTTTACTCTTATGAAAATACTTTTACTCCTATTTTTACTCTTGAAGGAATGGATAAAAGAACATTATCTATTTGTAGTTTTTCAAAGGATTTTGCTATGACTGGTTGGAGAATAGGTTATGCTATTTCTAAAGTTCCTAATTTAATAGAAACTATGGAATATATTAATGAAGGTATTGTTTATAGTGCTCCTTCAATATCTCAAAGAGCTGCTCTACATGCTTTAAAAAACTTCAAAAATATAAAAAATAATAATGTTCCTCTATTTAAAGAGAGAATTAACTATGCTTATGAAAGAATAAAAAAAATCCCATATTTACAAGCTTTTAAACCTCAAGGTGGAATTTATATTTTTATAAATATAGAAAAAACTGGATTATCTAGCAAAGAGTTTGCTGAAATGGTTTTTGAAAAGCTTAATATTACTCTTTTAGACGGAACTTCTTTTGGAGTTGATGGCTTCGTTAGAATTGCTTGTACTTTAGATATTTCACTTTTAAAAGAGGCTTTTGATAGATTGGAAAATCTCCAATTTTAA